A section of the Carya illinoinensis cultivar Pawnee chromosome 12, C.illinoinensisPawnee_v1, whole genome shotgun sequence genome encodes:
- the LOC122288861 gene encoding F-box protein At5g50450 has translation MFRKRPRTPATTLSGKSDLFDDLPDDLLVFILCKLSFSASSPSDFINVLITCKRLKRLGLHPLVLSKAGAQAFAIKAQNWSESADRFLKLCANAGNVEASYTLGMIRFYCLQNRGSGASLMAKAAIRSHAPALYSLAVIQFNGSGGSKSDKNLQAGVALCARAAFLGHVDALRELGHCFQDGYGARQNIAQGRRFLVQANARELASVLRYLSSPAWRQHNHNHNPPCVSDSGCEGLLSDFGCNVPAPEAHPVNRFLRDWFESERGELGKGLRLCSHGGCGRPETRAHEFRRCSVCGMVNYCSRGCQALDWKLRHKAECMPIERLLDEVGVAGNNGADGVGGMVEVEEIE, from the exons ATGTTCAGGAAAAGGCCACGAACTCCGGCAACCACACTCTCCGGTAAGTCCGATCTCTTCGACGACTTGCCGGACGATCTCCTCGTCTTCATCCTCTGCAAGCTCAGCTTCTCCGCTTCTTCCCCCTCCGATTTCATTAACGTTCTCATCAC ATGCAAAAGACTGAAACGCTTAGGTCTTCATCCTCTGGTTTTATCCAAAGCCGGAGCACAAGCGTTTGCAATCAAAGCCCAGAACTGGTCCGAATCCGCCGACCGTTTTCTCAAACTGTGCGCCAACGCCGGCAACGTCGAAGCCTCTTATACTCTAGGAATG ATCCGATTTTATTGCTTACAGAATCGAGGAAGCGGGGCTTCGCTCATGGCTAAGGCGGCGATTAGGTCACACGCGCCGGCTCTGTACTCCCTCGCAGTGATACAGTTCAACGGCAGCGGAGGATCCAAGAGCGACAAGAACCTCCAAGCCGGAGTGGCTCTGTGCGCTCGAGCTGCTTTCCTCGGTCACGTCGATGCCCTTCGCGAGTTGGGGCATTGCTTCCAGGACGGCTACGGGGCCCGCCAAAACATCGCCCAGGGACGCCGGTTCCTGGTACAAGCCAACGCGCGCGAGCTTGCGTCCGTCCTACGCTACCTCTCGTCTCCGGCTTGGAGGCAGCACAACCACAATCACAACCCCCCGTGCGTTAGCGATTCGGGTTGCGAAGGGCTTTTGAGCGACTTCGGTTGCAACGTACCGGCCCCGGAGGCACACCCGGTGAACCGGTTTTTGAGGGACTGGTTCGAATCGGAAAGGGGTGAGCTGGGCAAGGGGCTCAGACTGTGCTCACACGGAGGGTGCGGCCGACCGGAGACAAGAGCTCACGAGTTTCGTCGGTGCTCGGTATGCGGCATGGTGAATTACTGCTCGCGTGGGTGTCAAGCCCTTGATTGGAAGCTGCGACACAAGGCGGAATGCATGCCAATAGAGCGGTTGTTGGACGAAGTCGGGGTTGCTGGCAACAATGGTGCCGATGGTGTTGGAGGAATGGTGGAGGTTGAGGAAATTGAatga
- the LOC122290199 gene encoding ubiquitin-like modifier-activating enzyme 5, translating to MEAELKELLRDLESLNQSLPDPSHHASIAKLRLRVEHLTNLEKSGPVRRLKVQDMSAEVVDSNPYSRLMALQRMGIVENYERIREFSVAIVGIGGVGSVAAEMLTRCGIGRLLLYDYDRVELANMNRLFFRPEQVGMTKTDAAVQTLSDINPDVVLESYTLNITTVQGFETFMSSLKNKSFCPRKEGSGVDLVLSCVDNYEARMAVNQACNELNQTWMESGVSEDAVSGHIQLLIPGESACFACAPPLVVASGIDERTLKREGVCAASLPTTMGVVAGLLVQNTLKFLLKFGHVSPYLGYNSLKDFFPTMEMKPNPQCSNAACLERQKEYFLAKPARDAALKAKMEAEDLSATEVSLHADNEWNISVVDDNELDSMGAASTDALPEGLVRELPSADEPKKLPGSEPPLTSIDDLEDLRRQLDSLNSN from the exons ATGGAGGCAGAACTGAAAGAGTTGCTGCGTGATCTCGAATCTCTGAACCAATCGCTTCCCGATCCTTCGCATCATGCTTCAATTGCTAAG CTACGATTACGAGTAGAACATCTCACAAATCTAGAAAAGTCAGGACCTGTTCGGCGTTTGAAAGTCCAG GATATGAGTGCAGAGGTGGTGGATAGCAATCCTTATAGTAGGCTAATGGCACTTCAGAGGATGGGAATTGTGGAGAACTATGAAAGAATACGGGAGTTCTCGGTTGCCATAGTT GGAATTGGTGGTGTCGGAAGTGTTGCTGCTGAGATGTTGACAAGGTGTGGTATAGGTCGACTTTTGTTATATGATTATGACAGAGTGGAGTTAGCAAACATGAATAGGTTATTCTTTCGTCCAGAACAG GTTGGTATGACAAAGACAGATGCTGCTGTCCAAACTCTCTCAGACATAAATCCTGATGTTGTGCTGGAG AGCTATACACTGAACATCACCACGGTGCAAGGTTTTGAAACGTTTATGTCAAGTTTGAAAAATAAGTCATTCTGCCCAAGGAAAGAAGGTAGTGGAGTGGATCTGGTCTTAAGCTGTGTAGATAATTATGAAGCTAGGATGGCTGTCAACCAG GCTTGCAATGAACTGAATCAGACGTGGATGGAGTCTG GTGTATCTGAGGACGCTGTTTCTGGTCATATTCAGCTGTTGATACCTGGCGAAAGTGCCTGTTTTGCATGTGCACCTCCTCTG GTTGTGGCATCAGGAATAGATGAACGGACACTAAAGCGTGAAGGGGTTTGTGCTGCCTCTTTACCTACCACCATG GGAGTTGTTGCTGGGCTTCTTGTCCAGAACACACTTAAATTCTTGCTTAAGTTTGGACATGTTTCCCCGTACTTG GGATATAATTCTCTTAAAGACTTTTTCCCGACCATGGAAATGAAGCCGAACCCTCAGTGTTCAAATGCAGCTTGTCTAGAACGACAG AAGGAGTATTTCTTGGCTAAGCCAGCTAGGGATGCTGCACTCAAGGCAAAGATGGAAGCTGAAGACTTATCTGCCACAGAAGTCTCACTTCATGCTGACAACGAATGGAACATAAG TGTTGTCGATGATAATGAGCTGGATAGCATGGGTGCAGCTAGTACTG ATGCTCTTCCAGAAGGTCTTGTCCGTGAGCTCCCAAGTGCAGACGAGCCTAAAAAACTTCCAGGTTCTGAACCACCACTTACTTCTATCGATGATCTAGAAGATCTTCGTAGGCAACTTGATTCTCTAAACTCTAATTGA